The following proteins are co-located in the Silene latifolia isolate original U9 population chromosome 1, ASM4854445v1, whole genome shotgun sequence genome:
- the LOC141655804 gene encoding uncharacterized protein LOC141655804, translating to MEINNYPLTCWWNGDVVEEGESISYKGGCETFIIVNNKIKFSDLKSEIHDALEVDPTKFELNVRMKFPSVRGYKLCCLNNDRSLRALWASVCQSKAASMDLYIDLVPIAPSNEITQPSFQSSLFSFTNMITQVKNPNWSSVSLGTNNVDEEGIDCNIEGDEIEGDVQEEDVMLFSEDDDIDVDLISPGLPNSDFTKLHAIDEDYVNSWYKTKDVPYVNGGEFNVGQEFANKQVLREVVISYNVKRNKISKTIESRSHTITYKCGRKPNPCNWYLRATKKNVTSNVFTIVSYKGPHETTCVVKKPSRDHPNLKREFISNAIKPLVEADWGAKVQLLRAAITKEFNFTISYAKAWAAKQKAIADLYGDWEESYAYLPRYLDALKESNPGTVVHFVNKSTHIPNCEQFDRVFWAFGPSIKGFPHCRPIITIDGTHLYGKYNGVLLIAMGVDANEQLYPLCFAIVDKERYNTWSWFLACIRGFITQRQGICVISDRHPGILKAMTEVGSGWEEPFAFHRYCIRHHASNINTMFKDTELKKAFTKTAFQHQLRKFENGMEDIGAINMNAKALLEGIPLS from the coding sequence ATGGAGATAAATAATTATCCCTTAACTTGTTGGTGGAATGGTGATGTTGTTGAAGAAGGTGAGAGTATATCTTACAAAGGGGGATGTGAAACCTTTATTATTgtcaataataaaataaaatttagtgACCTTAAGAGTGAAATTCATGATGCATTAGAGGTTGATCCCACAAAATTTGAGCTAAATGTTAGGATGAAATTTCCAAGTGTGAGAGGTTATAAATTGTGTTGTTTGAATAATGATCGAAGTTTAAGAGCTTTGTGGGCAAGTGTGTGTCAATCGAAAGCGGCCTCTATGGATTTGTACATAGATTTGGTACCTATTGCCCCCTCTAATGAAATTACTcaaccttcctttcaatcttcaCTTTTCTCATTTACAAATATGATTACCCAAGTCAAGAACCCCAATTGGTCAAGTGTGTCATTGGGTACTAATAATGTTGATGAAGAGGGTATAGATTGTAATATTGAAGGGGATGAGATTGAAGGGGATGTCCAAGAAGAGGATGTTATGTTGTTTAGTGAAGATGATGATATTGATGTAGACCTTATTTCACCTGGGCTTCCAAATAGCGACTTTACTAAGCttcatgcaattgatgaagaTTATGTAAATAGTTGGTACAAAACAAAGGATGTCCCTTATGTGAATGGTGGTGAGTTTAATGTAGGACAAGAGTTTGCAAACAAACAAGTGTTGCGCGAAGTTGTAATTTCATACAATGTCAAAAGAAACAAAATTTCTAAAACCATTGAGTCAAGATCTCACACTATAACTTACAAATGTGGAAGGAAACCTAACCCTTGTAATTGGTACCTAAGAGCTACCAAAAAAAATGTTACCTCCAATGTTTTCACAATTGTGTCATATAAAGGACCACACGAAACAACATGTGTGGTTAAGAAACCATCCCGCGATCACCCCAATTTGAAAAGAGAGTTTATTAGTAATGCCATTAAACCTCTAGTAGAAGCCGATTGGGGGGCGAAAGTGCAATTGCTTAGAGCGGCCATTACCAAAGAATTTAATTTCACGATCTCTTATGCTAAGGCTTGGGCTGCCAAACAAAAAGCAATTGCCGACCTTTATGGTGATTGGGAGGAATCTTATGCTTACCTTCCTCGATACCTTGACGCTTTGAAAGAGTCAAATCCGGGGACCGTTGTCCATTTTGTTAACAAGTCAACTCACATCCCTAATTGTGAACAATTTGATCGGGTGTTTTGGGCTTTCGGACCTTCAATTAAAGGATTCCCCCATTGTAGGCCTATCATCACTATAGATGGAACTCATCTATATGGCAAGTATAACGGTGTTTTATTGATAGCCATGGGGGTTGATGCGAATGAACAACTTTATCCATTATGTTTCGCAATTGTTGACAAAGAGAGGTATAATACTTGGAGTTGGTTTTTAGCTTGCATAAGAGGCTTCATCACACAACGCCAAGGTATATGTGTCATTTCGGATAGACATCCTGGGATCCTAAAAGCCATGACCGAGGTTGGTAGTGGGTGGGAGGAACCTTTTGCTTTTCATAGATATTGTATTCGCCATCATGCATCAAACATAAACACGATGTTCAAAGATACAGAATTGAAGAAAGCTTTTACAAAAACTGCTTTTCAACACCAACTTAGAAAGTTTGAGAATGGAATGGAGGATATAGGGGCAATAAATATGAATGCCAAGGCTTTATTGGAGGGGATTCCTCTTAGCTAA
- the LOC141609213 gene encoding ubiquitin-conjugating enzyme E2-23 kDa-like isoform X1, producing MHDPRSCLLVPLTEINLPQASISTMTSPSKRRDMDVMKLMMSDYSVEMINDGLSEFNVMFHGPKESLYEGGVWKVRVELPDAYPYKSPSIGFINKIYHPNVDEMSGSVCLDVINQSWSPMFDLLNVFEVFLPQLLLYPNPSDPLNGDAASLMLKNKQSYDQKVKEYCDRYAKKENIVSSVSEDGSDEEDNSEEQSGSSDDEIAGHADP from the exons ATGCATGATCCACGTAG TTGCCTCCTTGTGCCCCTGACTGAAATCAATTTGCCGCAAGCTTCAATTAGCACGATGACTTCACCAAGTAAGAGAAGAGATATGGATGTTATGAAACT GATGATGAGCGACTATTCAGTGGAGATGATAAATGATGGCCTCAGCGAATTCAATGTTATGTTCCATGGCCCTAAAGAGA GCCTTTACGAAGGTGGGGTGTGGAAAGTCCGTGTTGAGCTTCCAGATGCTTATCCTTACAAGTCTCCGTCCATCGGGTTTATAAATAAAATATACCACCCAAATGTTGATGAAAT GTCTGGATCTGTGTGCTTGGATGTAATAAATCAATCTTGGAGTCCTATGTTTG ATCTTTTAAATGTGTTTGAAGTGTTTCTTCCACAACTTTTACTGTATCCAAACCCATCAGATCCTCTCAATGGTGACGCTGCTTCATTAATGTTGAAGAACAAACAATCATATGATCAAAAAGTCAAAG AATATTGTGATCGATATGCCAAGAAAGAGAACATTGTTAGCTCTGTGAGTGAAGATGGAAGCGATGAGGAAGATAACAGTGAGGAGCAGTCTGGTTCGAGCGACGATGAAATTGCAGGGCACGCAGATCCATAG
- the LOC141609213 gene encoding ubiquitin-conjugating enzyme E2-23 kDa-like isoform X2 — translation MTSPSKRRDMDVMKLMMSDYSVEMINDGLSEFNVMFHGPKESLYEGGVWKVRVELPDAYPYKSPSIGFINKIYHPNVDEMSGSVCLDVINQSWSPMFDLLNVFEVFLPQLLLYPNPSDPLNGDAASLMLKNKQSYDQKVKEYCDRYAKKENIVSSVSEDGSDEEDNSEEQSGSSDDEIAGHADP, via the exons ATGACTTCACCAAGTAAGAGAAGAGATATGGATGTTATGAAACT GATGATGAGCGACTATTCAGTGGAGATGATAAATGATGGCCTCAGCGAATTCAATGTTATGTTCCATGGCCCTAAAGAGA GCCTTTACGAAGGTGGGGTGTGGAAAGTCCGTGTTGAGCTTCCAGATGCTTATCCTTACAAGTCTCCGTCCATCGGGTTTATAAATAAAATATACCACCCAAATGTTGATGAAAT GTCTGGATCTGTGTGCTTGGATGTAATAAATCAATCTTGGAGTCCTATGTTTG ATCTTTTAAATGTGTTTGAAGTGTTTCTTCCACAACTTTTACTGTATCCAAACCCATCAGATCCTCTCAATGGTGACGCTGCTTCATTAATGTTGAAGAACAAACAATCATATGATCAAAAAGTCAAAG AATATTGTGATCGATATGCCAAGAAAGAGAACATTGTTAGCTCTGTGAGTGAAGATGGAAGCGATGAGGAAGATAACAGTGAGGAGCAGTCTGGTTCGAGCGACGATGAAATTGCAGGGCACGCAGATCCATAG